One segment of Paraburkholderia caribensis DNA contains the following:
- the tssB gene encoding type VI secretion system contractile sheath small subunit, producing MAESFQNEVPKARINLKLDLHTGGAQKKVELPLKLLVMGDYSNGQDNRPLAERAKVNVNKNNFDAVLSDYAPKARIAVENTLAEDGSELPVDLEFRSMDDFKPENVASKVPELRALMSARNLLRDLKSNLLDNATFRRELERILKDPALSDRLRDDLSKIGASSSPAA from the coding sequence ATGGCTGAAAGTTTTCAGAACGAGGTGCCTAAGGCACGGATCAACCTTAAGCTCGATTTGCATACGGGCGGCGCGCAGAAGAAGGTCGAGTTGCCGCTCAAGCTGCTCGTGATGGGCGACTACAGCAACGGTCAGGACAACCGGCCTCTCGCAGAGCGCGCAAAGGTCAACGTCAACAAGAACAATTTCGATGCCGTCCTGTCCGACTACGCACCCAAGGCTCGTATCGCCGTGGAGAACACGCTCGCGGAAGATGGATCGGAGTTACCGGTCGACCTGGAATTTCGTTCGATGGACGACTTCAAGCCCGAGAACGTTGCGAGCAAGGTGCCCGAGTTGCGTGCGCTGATGTCGGCTCGCAATCTGCTTCGTGATCTGAAATCCAATCTCCTCGACAACGCCACGTTCCGCCGCGAACTCGAACGCATCCTGAAGGACCCCGCACTGTCCGATCGCCTGCGCGACGATCTGTCAAAGATTGGCGCGTCCAGTTCCCCGGCTGCCTAA
- the tssC gene encoding type VI secretion system contractile sheath large subunit, with product MAKNETRIHETAGADTVVLDAPGKSVYESLCEKINLKPVTAARPTDSFQSADALSESSLDERVAQAMNVFLKMIADSSQQVDRLDRSLLDFHIEHLDQKISRQLDAIMHNEAFQQIESAWRGLKFLVDRTDFRKNVKIEVLDVSKDALRQDFEDTPEVIQSGLYLHTYIQEYDTPGGEPIGSIISNYEFDRGPQDIALLRNIAKVSAAAHMPFIGSVSPKFFGKETMEEVASIRDIGNYFDRAEYLKWKSFRDSDDARYIGLTLPRFLARLPYGQDTVPVRAFNYTESVKGPDHNRYLWANASFAFAANMVKSFIKNGWCVQIRGPQAGGMVEDLPIHLYDLGTGNQAKIPSEVLIPETREFEFANLGFIPLSYYKNHDFACFFSAHSAQKPTVFETKAATANSRVNARLPYIFLLSRIAHYLKLIQRENIGTTKDRRLLELELNTWVKSLVTEMTDPGDDLQASHPLREAQVTVEDIEDDPGFFRVKLFIVPHFQIEGMDINLSLVSQMPKAKN from the coding sequence ATGGCGAAAAACGAAACACGTATTCACGAGACGGCTGGTGCAGATACGGTAGTGCTGGATGCGCCTGGCAAGAGCGTGTATGAATCGCTCTGCGAGAAGATCAACCTGAAGCCCGTCACGGCGGCCCGGCCAACCGATTCGTTCCAGAGTGCGGACGCGTTATCGGAGTCGTCGCTGGACGAACGTGTCGCCCAGGCGATGAACGTGTTCCTGAAGATGATCGCGGACTCGTCGCAGCAGGTCGATCGTCTCGACCGCAGCCTGCTCGATTTTCATATCGAGCATCTCGATCAAAAGATCAGCCGTCAGCTCGACGCGATCATGCACAACGAGGCGTTCCAGCAAATCGAATCGGCATGGCGTGGCCTCAAGTTCCTCGTCGACCGTACGGATTTCCGCAAGAACGTGAAAATTGAAGTGCTGGATGTGTCCAAAGACGCGCTACGCCAGGATTTCGAAGACACGCCTGAGGTCATTCAGAGCGGTCTTTACCTGCACACGTACATCCAGGAGTACGACACGCCAGGCGGCGAGCCGATCGGCTCGATCATTTCGAACTATGAGTTTGACCGTGGCCCGCAGGACATCGCATTGCTGCGCAATATCGCAAAGGTGTCCGCCGCTGCGCATATGCCCTTCATCGGTTCGGTTTCGCCAAAGTTCTTTGGCAAGGAAACGATGGAAGAGGTCGCGAGTATTCGCGACATCGGTAATTACTTCGATCGCGCCGAATACCTGAAGTGGAAGAGTTTCCGCGATTCGGATGATGCCCGCTATATCGGCCTCACGCTGCCGCGTTTCCTTGCGCGTCTGCCATACGGTCAGGACACCGTTCCCGTACGCGCCTTTAACTATACGGAATCGGTCAAGGGCCCCGACCATAACCGCTATCTGTGGGCCAATGCGTCGTTCGCTTTCGCGGCGAACATGGTGAAGAGCTTCATCAAGAATGGCTGGTGCGTGCAGATTCGCGGTCCTCAAGCGGGCGGAATGGTCGAAGACTTGCCCATTCATCTGTACGACCTGGGCACAGGCAATCAGGCAAAGATTCCGAGCGAAGTACTGATTCCCGAAACGCGTGAATTCGAGTTCGCCAACCTGGGCTTTATTCCGCTGTCCTACTACAAGAATCACGACTTCGCATGCTTCTTCTCCGCGCACTCCGCTCAGAAGCCGACGGTGTTCGAGACCAAGGCAGCAACCGCGAACAGCCGCGTGAATGCACGCTTGCCATATATTTTCCTGCTGTCGCGTATCGCGCACTATCTGAAGCTGATTCAGCGCGAGAACATCGGCACGACGAAGGACCGTCGTCTGCTCGAGCTTGAACTGAACACGTGGGTCAAGTCTCTGGTAACCGAGATGACCGATCCGGGCGACGATCTGCAGGCGTCGCATCCGCTGCGCGAAGCTCAGGTGACAGTCGAAGACATCGAGGACGACCCCGGGTTCTTCCGCGTGAAGCTGTTCATTGTCCCGCACTTCCAGATCGAGGGGATGGATATCAATCTGTCACTCGTTTCGCAGATGCCCAAGGCAAAGAACTGA
- a CDS encoding OmpA family protein — protein sequence MSVSAYPWRSVFVWIALLALTWLALFSPFTAGWNGSCAALVLLAVLACIVIATRRMWARCASTQHVLRSIDCALASLPADIKRNTPLVLTVGEPGSVLSRVFDKNAVIVTDAAIWVRHDDPSKLMHLADALKRWRGGQGPDAVAWLMTSDDPASAVTLQATLKRWRVAINEAGRAVGYRLPVCIALYATETRDRSLDCPWFGVSASVQLDPHSTAEQLSVLLGAFAERAVPEDRRPRALTAIQLDALARWAFGAVLPPLVDTQRGMQALTLNAFGVTAVAGPVVPDSLYGQFVASTTALDLPAAAGITQRYPLPIPLIRGIAPQPVRRALPVALAHAFVWFAVWFCAAAAASAWQNRALVSGVLAHMARYEAIPPAQDAARVDALAAVKRDRDDLEQYASAGVPPRLGLGLYRGAPLLPVVNRLIAGYQPPAPAPSTIELDSMSLFDSGSPKLKSGSNRALIGALEMIKAHPDKRILIAGHTDSVGSRGGNLALSEARASAVRDWLADASGLSVTRFAIQGYGDTRPKASNDGEAGRAANRRVEITLVPDCRADRGDGFTHGQPACS from the coding sequence ATGTCCGTATCCGCTTATCCCTGGCGATCCGTCTTTGTCTGGATTGCGCTGCTTGCGCTGACGTGGCTCGCCCTGTTTTCTCCGTTCACAGCCGGCTGGAACGGGTCGTGCGCCGCGCTCGTATTGCTGGCTGTATTGGCTTGTATCGTCATTGCGACGCGTCGGATGTGGGCACGGTGCGCCTCGACACAGCACGTGCTGCGCTCCATCGATTGCGCGCTCGCGTCGTTGCCCGCGGACATCAAACGCAACACGCCGCTCGTGCTGACGGTTGGCGAACCGGGTAGCGTGCTTTCGCGCGTCTTCGACAAAAACGCCGTCATCGTCACGGATGCGGCGATCTGGGTGCGTCATGACGATCCGTCGAAGCTGATGCACCTCGCGGATGCTCTGAAGCGCTGGCGCGGCGGCCAGGGTCCCGATGCCGTCGCCTGGCTGATGACGTCCGACGACCCGGCGAGCGCCGTCACTTTGCAGGCGACGCTCAAACGCTGGCGTGTCGCGATCAACGAAGCTGGCCGCGCGGTGGGATACAGGCTGCCGGTATGCATCGCGCTGTACGCGACGGAAACCCGCGACAGGTCGCTCGATTGCCCCTGGTTCGGCGTTTCCGCTTCGGTCCAGCTGGACCCGCATTCGACGGCCGAGCAGCTTTCGGTCTTGCTCGGCGCATTCGCCGAAAGGGCGGTGCCGGAGGACCGCCGGCCGCGCGCGCTGACTGCAATACAACTGGACGCTCTCGCACGTTGGGCTTTCGGAGCTGTTTTGCCACCGTTGGTGGACACGCAGCGCGGCATGCAGGCTTTGACGCTGAACGCTTTCGGTGTGACGGCTGTAGCGGGCCCGGTGGTTCCCGATTCGCTGTACGGACAGTTCGTCGCCTCGACGACGGCGCTCGATCTGCCGGCCGCCGCGGGTATCACCCAGCGCTATCCATTGCCGATCCCGCTGATTCGTGGCATCGCGCCGCAGCCGGTTCGTCGGGCGTTGCCCGTCGCGCTGGCTCATGCGTTCGTGTGGTTTGCCGTGTGGTTCTGTGCGGCCGCCGCAGCTTCCGCGTGGCAGAACCGCGCGCTCGTTTCCGGCGTGCTGGCCCATATGGCGCGCTATGAGGCGATACCACCGGCACAGGACGCCGCGCGCGTGGACGCGCTCGCGGCAGTCAAGCGGGACCGGGACGATCTGGAGCAATACGCAAGTGCGGGTGTGCCGCCGCGGCTCGGTCTCGGGTTGTATCGCGGCGCGCCATTGCTGCCTGTCGTCAATCGGCTGATTGCTGGTTATCAGCCGCCCGCCCCCGCGCCGTCGACGATCGAACTCGACAGCATGTCGCTCTTCGACAGCGGTAGTCCGAAGCTCAAGTCCGGCTCAAACCGCGCGTTGATCGGCGCGCTCGAAATGATCAAGGCGCACCCGGACAAGCGGATCTTGATTGCCGGCCACACAGATTCCGTCGGTAGCAGGGGCGGCAACCTGGCGCTGTCGGAGGCCCGGGCCTCTGCCGTCCGCGACTGGCTTGCGGATGCGTCCGGCCTGTCCGTCACGCGCTTTGCGATACAGGGTTACGGCGACACGCGCCCCAAAGCGTCGAATGACGGCGAGGCGGGACGCGCGGCGAACCGGCGCGTCGAGATCACTCTAGTACCCGACTGCCGTGCCGATCGCGGCGACGGTTTTACCCATGGCCAACCGGCCTGCTCATAA
- a CDS encoding Hcp family type VI secretion system effector, with protein sequence MAIPAYMWLKDDGGADIKGSVTVHDREGSVEVVQFDHGIHIPTDGNTGKLTGTRVHAPITFTKETDASTPYLYKAVTSGQTLKSVEIKWYKIDDAGKEKEYFNTKLDNVKVVAVRPKMLDIKIPEFEKHNHLEEIELRYEKITWSYKDGNIIHGDTWNERS encoded by the coding sequence ATGGCAATTCCCGCATATATGTGGCTCAAGGATGATGGCGGCGCCGACATCAAGGGCTCGGTCACCGTTCACGATCGCGAAGGCAGCGTGGAAGTGGTCCAGTTCGATCACGGTATCCACATTCCGACCGACGGCAACACGGGCAAGCTGACGGGCACACGCGTCCACGCGCCGATCACTTTCACGAAGGAAACCGACGCGTCGACGCCGTACCTGTACAAGGCCGTGACCAGCGGCCAGACGCTGAAGTCGGTCGAAATCAAGTGGTACAAGATCGACGACGCGGGCAAGGAGAAGGAATACTTCAACACCAAGCTCGACAACGTCAAGGTCGTGGCCGTGCGTCCGAAGATGCTCGACATCAAGATCCCCGAATTCGAGAAGCACAACCATCTCGAAGAAATCGAACTGCGCTACGAAAAGATCACGTGGTCGTACAAGGATGGCAACATCATCCACGGCGATACGTGGAACGAGCGCTCATAA
- the tssK gene encoding type VI secretion system baseplate subunit TssK: protein MKITRPLWAQGIFMTPQHFQQQAMWDRFADERVARIASPDPWGVNRVAFDTHALSINRLHLTSLAARLPDGTYVDSETSDRLPPARDLGEVPAHLDAATVLVGLPLIDPQGSNCIEDGERPARPRRFLREYLQVVDINGEGKEEISVERHVLALLFDFEQTGDGDYVTCPIGRVVRNAQGRFEFDTSFVPPCLTLSANEQLLGRMNRLSEILLAKSASLAVRRRERSDQIADYAVADVSLFWLLHSVNTTWPDLARLCQAPDQHPERLYAVLARLAGSLLTFSTSDTLQSIPAYDHRAPEPVFAELESLIRTLLDTVIPSRVVPVALERIKPTVWVGRFNDQRLVEGADYYLSVQAGVAAHQLLEQLPRLCKAGAPDEVEQIVNSALPGIPLRTMSRLPAAIPVRIENQYFALDGSHPAFSRMLAARACQFYIPASIPDVSLELYAVLPT, encoded by the coding sequence ATGAAGATTACGAGGCCGCTGTGGGCGCAGGGTATTTTCATGACCCCGCAGCACTTTCAACAGCAAGCGATGTGGGACCGGTTTGCTGACGAGCGAGTGGCGCGCATTGCCAGTCCAGACCCTTGGGGCGTCAATCGCGTTGCGTTCGACACGCACGCGTTGTCTATCAACCGGTTGCACCTGACCTCGTTGGCGGCGCGGCTGCCGGATGGAACGTATGTCGATTCGGAAACGTCGGATCGACTGCCGCCGGCACGCGATCTCGGCGAAGTGCCCGCACACCTGGACGCGGCAACGGTATTGGTCGGGCTGCCGCTGATCGATCCGCAAGGCAGCAACTGCATCGAGGACGGCGAACGTCCCGCTCGTCCGCGCCGTTTTCTGCGTGAGTACTTGCAGGTCGTTGACATCAACGGTGAGGGAAAGGAAGAAATCAGCGTCGAGCGGCATGTGCTCGCATTGCTGTTCGATTTCGAGCAGACGGGCGACGGAGATTACGTGACCTGTCCAATCGGTCGCGTTGTGCGGAACGCGCAAGGGCGTTTCGAGTTCGACACGTCATTCGTGCCGCCTTGCCTCACGTTGTCCGCGAACGAACAACTGCTCGGACGGATGAACCGGCTATCGGAAATCCTGCTGGCAAAGAGCGCGAGTCTCGCGGTGCGCCGTCGCGAGCGTTCAGATCAGATAGCTGATTACGCGGTGGCGGACGTATCGCTTTTCTGGCTACTGCATAGCGTCAATACGACGTGGCCGGATCTCGCGCGTCTGTGCCAGGCGCCGGACCAGCATCCCGAGCGGTTGTACGCGGTGCTCGCGCGCCTGGCGGGCTCGCTGCTGACTTTCTCGACGTCGGACACGTTGCAGTCCATTCCCGCGTACGATCACCGTGCACCGGAACCGGTATTCGCAGAGCTGGAGTCGCTGATCCGGACACTGCTGGACACGGTCATTCCATCGCGCGTCGTGCCTGTTGCACTTGAACGCATCAAGCCGACGGTGTGGGTGGGTCGCTTCAACGATCAGCGGCTGGTCGAGGGCGCCGATTACTACCTGTCCGTGCAAGCGGGCGTGGCGGCGCATCAGCTGCTCGAGCAGTTGCCCCGGCTGTGCAAGGCAGGTGCGCCGGATGAGGTCGAGCAGATCGTCAATTCGGCCTTGCCGGGCATCCCGCTGCGAACGATGTCGCGTCTACCCGCAGCCATTCCTGTGCGCATTGAGAACCAATACTTCGCGCTCGACGGCTCACATCCGGCGTTTTCCAGGATGCTCGCCGCGCGCGCGTGTCAGTTCTACATTCCGGCATCGATCCCGGATGTGTCGCTTGAGCTCTACGCGGTGCTGCCGACATGA
- a CDS encoding DotU family type IV/VI secretion system protein yields MTNMIRSQTQADSHVLPVALRDTALLVAGLMQDGAPQVYDTFRATCKDQVGRLREQMRAVGHPADIVEDAAYAQCALLDEAALGHLVGSDRDHWEREPLQVAEFRSHDAGDELIRRIERRLSERQPSLTLLAIFNAVLSLGFHGRFALDGDEARFALIRSIDERLERGGWRRADPSTTTVVTTAPWSRPWYRRMNALAWVVAACLASGVVYLLLDRWLSAAIENLAR; encoded by the coding sequence ATGACCAACATGATTCGCTCGCAGACCCAGGCCGATTCCCATGTGCTACCCGTCGCGTTGCGCGACACGGCCTTGCTTGTCGCTGGCCTGATGCAGGATGGCGCACCGCAGGTGTACGACACGTTCCGCGCTACGTGCAAGGACCAGGTCGGCCGACTGCGCGAACAGATGAGAGCCGTTGGACATCCCGCCGATATCGTCGAAGACGCAGCTTATGCGCAATGCGCGTTGCTGGACGAAGCCGCTCTGGGTCATCTGGTCGGCTCCGACCGGGACCACTGGGAACGGGAACCATTGCAGGTTGCAGAGTTTCGCAGCCATGACGCGGGAGATGAGCTCATTCGCCGGATCGAGCGGAGGCTCTCGGAACGGCAGCCGTCGCTCACACTGCTCGCCATTTTCAATGCGGTGTTGAGTCTTGGATTCCACGGCCGGTTCGCACTCGACGGCGATGAAGCGCGTTTCGCGCTGATACGGTCAATCGACGAGCGGCTTGAGCGTGGAGGCTGGCGGCGTGCCGACCCATCCACGACGACCGTCGTCACGACGGCTCCCTGGTCGCGCCCGTGGTATCGCCGCATGAATGCGCTTGCGTGGGTGGTGGCCGCTTGCCTGGCGTCAGGGGTGGTGTATCTGTTGCTCGATCGATGGCTGTCCGCTGCGATCGAAAACCTCGCGCGTTGA
- a CDS encoding DUF4123 domain-containing protein, protein MSEATGFIGALRRKDAGFIAAQLAQNATEQSQRVAVFVDPTLGDPFPELHSSNDIPVYRLALPEKKVPRHAWPYLLLLPADLTGQRLLERSISLAQAEVDDWKSGKGTARSVCGWLSLSGDEQSLVDALTQKAILPLDDNECVVFRFYDPRVLGHLFRYLRESQFFSGLPTLHHWSFLDVDAQLLVLPQQDPPDSIAPVWFMTREQRNGVARIEALNSVLRDFGTDVALGDLVDAALARCQQIHGWTETVDLHAFGTLAVRCHASFDKHPFVAAQIAHLRRENEAFSGWANSIEDSRWRDIAAEINSGNI, encoded by the coding sequence TTGTCTGAAGCAACTGGATTCATTGGTGCGCTGCGTCGAAAGGACGCTGGTTTCATTGCCGCTCAGCTCGCGCAGAATGCCACGGAGCAATCGCAGCGCGTTGCGGTCTTCGTTGATCCGACACTTGGCGATCCTTTCCCCGAGCTGCATTCGTCGAATGACATCCCCGTCTATCGCCTTGCCCTGCCCGAGAAGAAGGTCCCACGTCACGCGTGGCCGTATCTGCTCCTGCTTCCAGCTGATCTCACGGGTCAACGACTGCTCGAACGTTCCATTTCACTCGCGCAAGCCGAGGTCGACGATTGGAAAAGCGGCAAAGGTACGGCACGGAGCGTGTGCGGATGGCTCTCTCTTTCGGGCGATGAGCAATCACTCGTGGACGCGTTGACTCAAAAAGCGATCCTGCCGCTCGATGACAACGAATGTGTTGTTTTTCGCTTCTATGACCCTCGCGTCTTAGGTCATCTGTTCCGCTACCTGCGCGAGTCTCAGTTTTTTAGTGGCTTACCTACGCTTCATCACTGGTCGTTTCTCGACGTTGACGCGCAGCTATTGGTGCTCCCGCAGCAAGACCCGCCCGATTCGATAGCGCCCGTGTGGTTCATGACGCGAGAGCAGCGCAATGGTGTCGCTCGCATCGAAGCGTTGAACAGCGTACTTCGCGACTTCGGAACCGACGTGGCACTTGGCGATCTTGTCGACGCAGCGCTTGCCCGCTGTCAGCAAATCCATGGCTGGACCGAGACAGTCGACCTTCATGCCTTTGGGACGCTGGCAGTGCGATGTCACGCCAGCTTCGACAAGCATCCTTTTGTTGCGGCCCAGATTGCACATCTACGCCGCGAGAACGAAGCATTTTCCGGCTGGGCGAACAGCATCGAGGACAGTCGATGGCGCGACATCGCGGCGGAAATCAATAGCGGGAACATCTGA
- a CDS encoding type VI secretion system Vgr family protein encodes MSDIQKYTTLSPADSRLVTGRQAYFLDVLGAGNGSPMSVISFEAVERIGEPYRITLTLTHPDQLARSDYLGKDAKFSIVPADVQPRRFSGWITRFSKLKTTRDFTSYEIVVEAHLSRLASVRASRIYQHQTTPEIIEAVLRKHGFQGHQFRFRLRRQYPQHAFRMQYQVSDLAYVQMLMQKEGIWCRIAEDEHGDVVHFSDDIDHYVYQPRLDVPYRETAGLEAGVEAVYGLSTHSYSVAQGYTVADYNPDKAWERFKANANVASEDATTYGKPYIYGTNHLDADGAQWAAQLRHEAAIAWQIIYEGESNVLALQPARILHVDAPLADAPDGQVVVEVRHRGARDTAYSNSYRAIPSGRRFRLRLDEDAWPRVIGSLSARVTSPGKYKYAYLTQQGYYVVRFDLDFDEWNPGGESVPLRLAKPFAGALQTGFHFPALDGTEAVVEFRDGDPDKPYIAAFHHHSQAVDHVTSDDRWLSRNVIRTQSNNKLRMEDWEGQEGIKLSTEHSGKSQLNLGYLVDAKKQKRGEGFELRTSGYGAIRAGKGLFISADDRPNASGQQLDMQQAQAMLASALTQMKALGEMVKTAQAVLADLEGQNTLNNAALKNLQSPSVLVSAPAAIALVTPETIQHSAGDNVTLTAGKNIDAGAMENFTVAAGQIVSVFANAGGMKLVAAQGKNEIQAQSGSIEMTASQNIKMLASEGSVEISAKGSLSLKCGGAEIKLANGNIELNCPGDVKLNCITLQKGGPVNANAETKSFDIISCLSALQRVTSAGGAFV; translated from the coding sequence ATGTCCGACATCCAGAAGTACACGACTCTTTCTCCCGCGGATTCGAGACTCGTGACGGGCAGGCAAGCCTATTTCCTGGATGTATTGGGCGCTGGAAATGGAAGCCCGATGTCGGTGATCTCGTTCGAAGCCGTCGAGCGCATCGGCGAGCCTTATCGCATTACTCTTACCCTCACGCATCCGGACCAGCTTGCCAGGTCCGACTACCTCGGCAAGGACGCGAAGTTCTCGATCGTTCCCGCCGACGTGCAGCCTCGCAGGTTTTCAGGCTGGATCACCCGCTTCTCAAAGCTGAAGACCACGAGAGACTTCACCAGCTATGAGATCGTCGTCGAGGCGCACCTTTCACGCCTCGCATCGGTTCGCGCGAGCCGCATCTACCAGCATCAGACTACGCCCGAGATCATTGAGGCCGTGCTGCGAAAGCATGGTTTTCAGGGGCATCAGTTCCGCTTCCGGTTACGTCGTCAATATCCCCAGCATGCTTTCAGAATGCAGTATCAGGTGAGCGATCTGGCCTATGTGCAGATGCTTATGCAGAAGGAAGGCATCTGGTGCCGTATTGCGGAAGACGAACACGGCGATGTGGTCCATTTCTCCGATGACATTGATCACTATGTCTATCAGCCCCGACTCGATGTGCCCTATCGAGAGACGGCTGGGCTGGAAGCGGGTGTGGAAGCCGTATATGGACTAAGCACGCATTCGTACAGTGTCGCGCAGGGTTATACGGTTGCCGACTATAACCCCGATAAGGCCTGGGAGCGCTTTAAGGCCAACGCCAATGTTGCAAGCGAGGATGCCACAACCTACGGCAAGCCCTACATCTATGGCACCAATCATCTGGATGCCGACGGCGCGCAGTGGGCAGCGCAGTTGCGTCATGAGGCAGCGATTGCATGGCAGATCATCTATGAAGGCGAGAGCAACGTGCTCGCGCTGCAACCCGCGCGCATCCTGCACGTCGATGCGCCGCTCGCCGATGCGCCTGACGGTCAGGTTGTCGTCGAGGTAAGGCATCGCGGCGCGCGCGATACGGCTTATTCCAATTCCTACAGGGCGATTCCTTCCGGTCGGCGATTCCGGCTCAGGCTCGATGAAGATGCGTGGCCCCGTGTTATCGGCTCGCTGAGCGCACGCGTCACGTCGCCCGGTAAATACAAGTATGCGTATTTGACGCAGCAAGGCTATTACGTCGTCCGTTTCGACCTGGATTTCGACGAATGGAATCCGGGCGGGGAAAGTGTACCGCTGCGGCTCGCAAAACCTTTTGCAGGCGCGCTGCAGACAGGGTTCCACTTTCCGGCGTTGGATGGGACGGAAGCTGTTGTCGAGTTTCGCGATGGTGATCCTGATAAGCCGTATATCGCCGCGTTTCATCATCATAGCCAGGCGGTTGATCACGTTACTAGCGACGATCGTTGGTTATCGCGCAACGTCATTCGCACGCAGTCGAATAACAAGCTGCGGATGGAAGATTGGGAGGGGCAGGAAGGGATCAAGCTGTCGACCGAGCATTCGGGGAAGAGCCAGCTCAATCTCGGGTATCTGGTTGATGCGAAGAAGCAGAAGCGGGGGGAGGGGTTTGAGCTCAGAACGTCTGGGTATGGGGCGATTCGCGCGGGGAAGGGGTTGTTTATCTCCGCCGATGACCGGCCCAACGCGAGCGGACAGCAACTGGACATGCAGCAGGCGCAAGCGATGCTGGCGAGCGCGCTAACCCAGATGAAAGCGCTGGGCGAAATGGTCAAGACTGCCCAAGCGGTACTTGCCGACCTTGAAGGCCAGAACACGCTCAATAACGCTGCACTCAAAAATCTGCAATCGCCGTCCGTGCTGGTATCCGCTCCAGCGGCCATCGCGCTTGTCACGCCAGAAACGATCCAGCATAGCGCAGGAGATAACGTCACGCTTACGGCGGGCAAAAATATCGATGCTGGGGCGATGGAAAACTTCACAGTCGCCGCCGGTCAGATCGTGTCCGTCTTTGCAAATGCCGGGGGCATGAAGCTCGTTGCCGCACAAGGAAAGAATGAGATCCAGGCGCAGAGCGGCAGCATCGAGATGACAGCGTCCCAGAACATCAAGATGCTGGCATCTGAAGGAAGCGTCGAGATCAGCGCAAAGGGCAGCCTCTCTCTGAAATGCGGTGGTGCGGAAATCAAGCTGGCAAACGGGAATATTGAATTGAATTGCCCCGGCGACGTCAAGCTCAACTGCATCACGCTGCAAAAAGGCGGTCCCGTGAACGCCAACGCGGAGACAAAATCGTTCGACATAATCAGTTGCCTTTCTGCCTTGCAACGTGTGACATCGGCAGGAGGCGCGTTTGTCTGA